A stretch of DNA from Carassius carassius chromosome 22, fCarCar2.1, whole genome shotgun sequence:
CGATTCTTCATATTTtcgctcaaatatatatatatatatatatatatatatatatatatatatatactttagctGCACCTTATCATATGCCttatatttatactatattatGTTCCATGCCAAGAAGCCTACCAATGATGTCCATCCCATAATTTCTGTACCAAGGTTTTTCTCCATTCACATAATCAAGCATTTCTAATGATTGCACAAAAACGTTCATTTTTCCTTCATAGTACTCTCAAGCATGCTTTGTTTGTTTTAGCACATTGGCTTTTATATGGTGTAACGTTAATCTAGGAGGTTTACAGAGAGCGCACATTTCATCATGGCGAGCGTTGCAACAGCCACGAACGCACCATCATCTGAAGAGGTAAAGGCGCGCATCGCATTCATAGCGTTTCAACCATAAATATAAACAAGTCTATGTTTTCAACCTTCATGTGTTTGATAAATGTAGTCTAACCCAGTCATATTTGGTCCTAAAACCGCGTATGTTGGCATTTGCGCGCTCTGTGTCCAGTCGTGTGCATGCGTTAAAACAGAGATTAACGAAATCTCTCTTGACTCGTGGCACATAGGTTTTCAATTTTTGTAActattttttctttattgcatTGAAATGGACAACAACTCAATATATagtgttaaattaaatgttatataacgTGTATATTATCTCCAAAGTTCATGTAAGTACGCGTTGTGCGTTCGTCAGACTGACGTTGTGTTTACGCGCATCATGATGTAGGTTATTGATACACATACGTCACTAAACTAATGAAATAAGGAGGTAAAGTCCcctgttaggtttttttttcttttcttattcaattataaaataaagttccagttacattttatgtttacattCTTTCCAGGTTAAAGGCACGTGGAGTAATACTACCATACGCcgttcatattttgtatttatatcattgttaattattgttttatatattaatattctttattaatttaaaatctgaTAAGGTTTTTCCACATTTTTACTGTGCTTAATATATAATAGCTACAAAAAAGGAGTTTATTACTAGTTCTTTGGCTATTATTTTTAACCTTCTTTTCAGACCATTACGCAACAAATCTTCTGTAAACATTGCAAGAGCAATGAAGGTCACTGCATAGAGGTGCACCTTTAATTCAACCCAGCTGATTGGTCACTAAAACTCACTCccatataatttcatatttcaagCCACTTCAAGTCCATTTCGTAATCGAGCATGATGATGTTGAAAGGGGCAAGTTCATCAGGGGTGTAAAGTACTTATTTGCTATAGTTGgcctaattagattttttttctttcttttttctttcttttattttttactggaGCAGGGGTCTATTGCAAttgaaaattacaattctgtagaCCCCCAAAGTAAAAAAGGTTGTCATATACTAATTCTTTTTAAGCATTATTTTGGATAATTTGCACTTTTCTTGAGTTTTATTGAAATGATAGACTTACACTCTTACTCAGTTAAATTTCTAAGGCAAAAGCGATACTTTTTAACTCCTTCATTTAGACCTCCAAAGTACAAAGTCTATCTTTCGTAGGTCATCATGACTTGACTTGAGTCTGACTTATCGTTCACCACAGCACAGTGTTTGaccttatttattttgtttttttaaatattattctagCTGTTGCTGTAGCAGAAAATGCAGACACTTGGTTGGTGATCACTCAGATAAACTAAATATAAAGTTCTCTCAGTTTTGGGATAGAGGTTGTTCTGTAGACAGtcaggactttttttttctttggattaCTTCAGTGGGTTTCTAAAGGATTTTACGTTCACTCAagtatgtatgtttttgatcagctactttaattttttattagagtTAATTAAGTAATAAACTAGATATTTTGTAAGTGAAGACATTGTTAAGAGCATGGAAATGTAAGACCAACATTCTTTTAGAGAAGCAGTAATGAATATTAACTGAAATCAGTGAAGAGCATCAGCAATCTTAAGTAACATTCCTTCACATTTTAAGGTACTTAAAGTGCCAAAGTACTTTGCAAATGTATCAAATTAAATGTGTTTGCATATCTAATTGCATATTCCAGCTTCAAATATGTTTATCCTCATATTATATGTtgtattttcttttcctttttaggAACTTGTGATTAATGCTATGGCTGGCAATGCCCCTAGCTTTAAGGTAAGGCATATCATATGCATATATTACAGATTAGTGTAATAAACACCACTTGCCTTTAGCGAAATGTTCCATGGAATCATTTTGATGTTTGATAGATACACCGGACAATTGGAAACTCTCCTCTTCAGTGAAAACTTGATTCTTTCTCTGAAAAATCCACTTTTCTTATGGTCTTATGGTTGTCTCAGTGTCCAAATACTGTTTCTAAAATTCATAGCATAATGAAAGAGCTTTTTGAGTGGCTATACAGTCTTAGTTGAGTCCTAGTGACTCATGGTAGACTCCTTGTTCCAGAGCATATTTTGACCTCCATGGCTCCAAAATGTGACCTTGGACCCGTCTTTTTGGCAGTTATGAAAATGTCCTAGCTCTTCCAAGATCCCGTGCTGAAAAGAGAATCCAGTCTCTCAGATCACTGTAAGCCCTGTCAATCAAGCTTGGCTTGGCTTTGAGcatgctctctgtctctctctacctTTCTCTGACTCAGGGAGTGATTAAGCTTGAGTTCTTTTCAACACAGGCTAAATCACACCATTGCCATAAAGTAAACATAGTATTATAGACAGATATCAGCAATCATGCCTTAGGTTGCTAGCTTGTTACAAAAATAGAGCATTTATATATAGTGTATGGATGAGAGAAAGACCtacaaataaaacactatttaattctgatcaactgattcattgaaattattcaaataaaaaaaatgattcattcacaaatcaggcatttgttattttaaatgtgacatttgAAATGTATGATACTACATCCTTGCTCCAGTCCCTTATTCCCTCAAAAATTTATTCTATCACCATGTCCTCTCTGGGGCTTGTCACACTCATTGCAGAAATGGCCGAAGAAGTTTAATAAAGATCcacacaataatccacataaaGTACAGATACAATGCAACTTACAAAGACAAGACTGGACCACTAACATAGGAAAAGGTTTTAATTCCTTATTGTAAATATtctaataaatcattttttagAGCACATACTAGCATTAGTTGTGTATCAGTGAATATGAAATATCATCAAACAGAAAAAAGCTTCAATCTGGTAATGGACATTCAACATACATTCTAACCTCATACATGAAATCTCATATCAGATGGCACAAACGTGAGCTGGTGCTAAAATAAGGCTTTTTGCATAGGTGTTTATTTTTGGGTTCATCATGGCAGCGTGCAGAGCATTGTTTGTCTATTGATGAGGATAATCACATTTAAGCGTCTTGAAGGAACTGTAGGAGGTCACACACGGCAATGACTTGATGGCCACAAAGCACCTCTCATTACAATGAAACCTCAACAAAATGACAGCTTTCTAAGAAAGCTCTGTGTCTAATCGTACTTTATACTATGTTAAAGTACTAATTAGCATGCTAAGTAAAGAACTGAATACACcatcatcaacaacaaaaatagaaGTCCTATCGAACACCACCCTAAATCTGCCAACACGATTGCTCTCGAGACTAAACAGGGATTACAGGCAAGTTGTTCAGTTCGTTCTAGTATATTTATAGCCAGTTACTCACAAAGAACCTGTAAACTGAGCTATGAGACAGCATAGTCCTTAGATTCATGCTGCTTTATGAGTGAGcgtctgaaaaagaaaaaaaaaacataaacagtgTCTCAGAGCTGATATTGATTTAATTGATAATCCATGAATTAGACAGATGGGCTGAGGTACAGTAGGACAATACTATATCTGCAGAAGATTTTAGAAGACTTTGTGCAGAAAGTTTTAGAACAAGTGTTCCTGTGACTGAGTGGTAGAACGTTGTGTTTGCAGCGCAAaatgttgtgggttcgattcccagggaacacacatactggtaaaaaatgtatagcatgaatgcactgtaaatcgatttggataaaagcatctgctaaatgcttaaatgtgtgtatatacatatatgcctGTGCTGCAGTTAAACAAACCTTTGCTAATAAATGCTGAGGCAGTGCGTTGCTCACCTTTCCACCATAATCTGAGATTACAGAGGGCTTTTGAAGGAACTCGTAATGTGTGACTGTGTGTAATCTCAGAGTTTGAGTGCATTTCTGTCAGGGAGAGTTATCCATAGAGAGATGGATTTCACAGACTGACCCAATTCTGTGTCCGTAAAAAGCTCTTGGCTGGTATATTATGTCATCTGATGCTGTTTATTTTTGGCTGCGTTCTGTATAGGCCGCATACACAGTGATACAGTTAGCACAGACCCAGAAGCCAAAACCTGACCCAACTGGCCTGGTGTTTGGGACGGTCTTCACTGATCACATGCTGACCATTGAGTGGATTCTTGAGGAAGGTTGGCAGAAGCCGCACATCCAGCCTTTTGGGAACCTGTCCATACATCCAGGCTGCTCTGCCCTGCATTACTCTGTACAGGTCTGTCCTGGCCATCTGGAGTTCTAGTGGCTAGACATCATATAAAATCATGTCACAgcaactaattatatatatatatatttaaatgtttaaatgtaaatacttAATGCGTGCAGCTTTTTGAGGGTTTGAAGGCATACCGGGGGCCAGATAACAAAGTGCGTCTCTTCAGACCCTTGATAAACATGAAGCGGATGCTGAAGTCCGCCCACAGGGCCTGTCTGCCTGTAAGATTAACTTCTCTCCCCTCTCTACTGCATCCACATTCAGTTTTAATCAAGTTAGAGATACAAAACTGCATGTCTGATTCTGTAGAGTTTTGATGGTGAAGAGTTGTTGGAGTGCATCAGGAAGTTGGTGGAAGTGGATCAGGATTGGGTCCCTCACTCAGACTCTGCCAGTTTGTACATCCGTCCCACCTTCCTGGGCACAGAGGTTAGAGCTACACAAAACCCTCATTTTGACTATTTTCAGCTTTCCATATCTTGCCATTCACAAaagcatatgtgaccctggaccacaaaaccagttttaagtgtcattttttaaaattgagattaaCACTGAAAGCTGAATGATTGAGCTTTACTTtggtgtatggtttattaggatctgataaatatttggctgagatacaactatttgaaaatctggaatctgagggtgcaaaaaaaaaaaaatctaaatcctgagaaaattgccttttaatttgtccaaatgaattcttagcaatgcatattactaaacaaaaatgaagttttgatatatttacagtaggaaatgtacaaaatatcttcatggaacatgatctttacttaatatcctaatgatttttggcataaaagaaaaatcgataattttgacatacaggacaatgtttttttttttggctattgctaaaaatataccccagcaacttaagactggttttgtgttccacggtcacatatttgtgcatataaatgaAGACATGAACTCTTGTAACCTATATTTTCTTTACATATGCCTGTGTGTGCAGCCCACACTTGGTGTCAAGAAGCCCTCCAAGGCATTGCTGTTCGTCATCCTAAGTCCTGTGGGCTCTTACTTCAGCACGGGAGCTAAACCAGTGTCTCTGTGGGCTGACTCCAAATACATCAGAGCTTGGAGGGGTGGGACAGGTGACTGCAAGATGGgagggtgagtgaatgagagAGATTTCAATGTGCCTGAATATCTACATAAAAACACTACCAAACACTAAGTGAATAAGGAGCATTGTTGCAAGCTTACTGGCACATTCTTCTTGATCCAAATATGTGCAAGCTTGGTTTAATACTGAAAGCCACATAGTAGACTTTGGATTTGTGCAGCATGCTAACAGCCATGTTTTAAATCTGTGCAGAGCATTTCAGCAAAGCAACCAGTGCTGTATCAACCACTGAAGGAATGATAACGGCACTAGAAAATAGGGTTTTTCAGGGTTTAGACAGATCTTTGTTTGTGAACATGAAACCTAAATTTTTCTAGGAACTATGGCGCCTCTATCTATGCTCAGTATGAGGCAGTGAATTACGGCTGTCAGCAGGTTCTGTGG
This window harbors:
- the LOC132098939 gene encoding branched-chain-amino-acid aminotransferase, cytosolic-like; translated protein: MASVATATNAPSSEEELVINAMAGNAPSFKAAYTVIQLAQTQKPKPDPTGLVFGTVFTDHMLTIEWILEEGWQKPHIQPFGNLSIHPGCSALHYSVQLFEGLKAYRGPDNKVRLFRPLINMKRMLKSAHRACLPSFDGEELLECIRKLVEVDQDWVPHSDSASLYIRPTFLGTEPTLGVKKPSKALLFVILSPVGSYFSTGAKPVSLWADSKYIRAWRGGTGDCKMGGNYGASIYAQYEAVNYGCQQVLWLYGDDQQITEVGTMNLFLFWINENEEEELATPPLDGIILPGVTRQSILELACKWGEFKVSERYLTMADLRQALEENRVREMFGSGTACVVSPVGRILYKGENLHIPCEGVFPPLASRLLKELTDIQYGRTPSDWSCII